The Henckelia pumila isolate YLH828 chromosome 2, ASM3356847v2, whole genome shotgun sequence genome includes a window with the following:
- the LOC140877680 gene encoding uncharacterized protein: MPNQPENEPVDESLNQPQSQLTQDMLFERPSKLQARRKVRLTGDIMKGQPTNSKAVKNRRLKGNGPIQTTTNQWESSGDKDDNIVNSLPLSNVEVAAIITPSITIPTPSMFEQLKQCQVSAHTVNVRSSGPFVGGCYIPSIEKCVTQSCTTSKPVITEGGNKYVKLSNIASTLSQIKDAKENKNRGKKVSK, translated from the exons ATGCCAAATCAACCAGAAAATGAACCAGTGGATGAGTCACTAAATCAACCACAAAGTCAACTGACACAAGATATGCTATTTGAAAGGCCATCAAAATTACAG GCAAGGAGAAAAGTTAGATTAACTGGAGATATTATGAAGGGACAGCCTACCAATTCAAAGGCTGTAAAAAAT AGGAGATTAAAAGGGAATGGACCAATCCAAACTACCACAAATCAATGGGAAAGTAGCGGC GACAAGGATGATAATATTGTCAACTCACTTCCATTATCTAATGTTGAAGTAGCCGCAATAATCACACCATCAATTACCATACCCACACCTTCAATGTTTGAGCAGTTGAAACAATGTCAAGTGAGTGCACATACGGTGAATGTAAGGTCATCCGGACCTTTTGTTGGAGGGTGTTACATCCCAAGTATTGAGAAATGCGTTACGCAGTCATGCACGACTTCCAAACCAGTCATTACTGAAGGAGGAAACAAGTATGTGAAGCTTTCTAACATAGCTTCAACCCTCTCCCAAATCAAAGAtgcaaaagaaaacaagaacaGAGGAAAGAAGGTTTCAAAGTGA